The Hemibagrus wyckioides isolate EC202008001 linkage group LG15, SWU_Hwy_1.0, whole genome shotgun sequence genome window below encodes:
- the LOC131366113 gene encoding protein-glutamine gamma-glutamyltransferase K-like has translation MYKIYTKGLYSSAGRFPARASNLGGVVCHKPATLDLGTQNGQLLVRSIDLLKSKMGQNCLEHHTDRYQIDNLIVRRGQSFQMWIELSRDFKPRSDQLHLVLKLSSVPLSKGPLVTVPLVNEFHGNQWEAKIVEQKSNKIKLSVISPPTSPIGRYELSVVTRDTTFSCKPENDIYLLFNPWCKDDKVFMDNENERNEYVLNDVGKIYHGTADQIGARTWNFGQFAEGILAVCLYILEKSKAPASDLGDPITITRVVSAMVNSPDDEGVLEGNWSNNYVGGTPPTAWSGSIDILKQYHKSRGLPVKYGQCWVFSGVTTTVLRCLGIPTRSVTNFSSAHDTDVSLTNDVYIDEMLRPINSLNQDSIWNFHVWNDCWMARPDLPADLGGWQAVDATPQETSQGMFCCGPAPVAAIRDGLVYFKYDARFVFAEVNSDRIYWQRQANGSFTPIFCEKNVVGFCISTKAVGSDGREDITHLYKHPEGSEEERLAVENACRYGSKPNTYSCAVANDVTLNVALKGEEPQIGQDAHLSITVKNCSSEKRSVALYLQVSVIYYTGVLKGTIHSEDILVQLKSLEVQTLDWTLPYKLYKDQLADQAALMLTLAGQVSETKQNLATRFNFRLRTPEITISPVGDAVVGKEMAAEIIFQNPLQCILKRVTLRIEGLGLQTTKVISFSDIDSLAPVTLTVKFTPTLSGQRKLLASLDSQQLTQVYGVADILVKEN, from the exons ATGTATAAAATTTATACAAAAGGTCTTTATTCATCAGCTGGCCGCTTCCCAGCGAGGGCCAGCAACCTGGGAGGGGTGGTCTGTCACAAGCCAGCAACATTGGATTTGGGAACACAAA ATGGTCAGTTATTAGTGCGCTCCATAGACCTCCTTAAGTCCAAAATGGGACAAAATTGCCTGGAGCATCACACGGACCGTTACCAAATTGATAACTTGATTGTCCGACGAGGGCAGAGCTTCCAGATGTGGATAGAGCTCTCACGAGATTTTAAACCCAGAAGTGACCAGCTGCACCTCGTCCTTAAACTCA gctcaGTGCCCCTGTCAAAAGGCCCCTTAGTGACTGTTCCTCTAGTTAACGAGTTTCACGGCAACCAGTGGGAGGCCAAGATTGTCGAACAGAAGAGCAATAAGATAAAACTGTCTGTCATCTCTCCTCCAACCTCTCCTATTGGTCGATATGAGCTCAGTGTGGTAACAAGAGACACCACTTTCAGTTGCAAGCCTGAAAACGATATCTACCTGCTATTTAACCCCTGGTGTAAAG ATGACAAAGTGTTTATGGATAACGAGAATGAGAGGAACGAATACGTTCTGAATGATGTGGGAAAGATTTACCATGGAACTGCGGATCAGATTGGAGCCAGGACCTGGAACTTTGGGCAG TTTGCTGAAGGGATTCTGGCAGTGTGTTTGTACATACTGGAGAAGAGTAAAGCCCCTGCTTCAGATTTGGGAGACCCCATTACTATCACCAGAGTTGTGTCAGCTATG GTCAACTCTCCTGACGATGAAGGTGTGCTAGAGGGCAACTGGTCAAACAACTATGTGGGTGGGACTCCCCCAACAGCATGGAGTGGCAGCATTGACATCCTGAAGCAGTACCACAAAAGCAGAGGCTTGCCTGTAAAATATGGCCAGTGCTGGGTATTCTCAGGGGTCACCACTACAG TTCTTAGGTGTTTGGGCATTCCCACTCGCAGTGTGACAAACTTCAGCTCCGCCCATGACACAGATGTTTCTTTAACCAATGACGTGTATATTGATGAGATGTTAAGGCCAATTAATAGTCTCAACCAGGATTCTATTTG GAATTTTCACGTGTGGAATGACTGCTGGATGGCTCGTCCTGATCTCCCGGCTGACCTGGGGGGCTGGCAGGCTGTGGATGCCACGCCTCAAGAGACGAGTCAGGGCATGTTCTGCTGTGGCCCCGCCCCCGTGGCAGCCATCCGTGATGGACTGGTATATTTCAAATATGATGCACGCTTTGTCTTTGCTGAG GTGAACAGCGACAGGATCTACTGGCAGAGACAAGCTAATGGCTCCTTCACGCCAATCTTCTGTGAGAAGAACGTGGTGGGTTTCTGCATCAGCACCAAGGCAGTCGGATCTGATGGCAGAGAGGACATCACACATCTCTACAAACACCCAGAAG GATCTGAAGAGGAGCGACTTGCGGTGGAAAATGCTTGCCGCTATGGCTCCAAGCCTAACACCTATAGCTGTGCTGTGGCTAATGATGTCACTTTAAACGTTGCCTTGAAAGGGGAGGAGCCTCAGATAGGCCAAGATGCACATCTGTCTATCACTGTGAAGAACTGCAGTTCTGAGAAGCGCAGTGTTGCTCTCTACCTTCAGGTGTCTGTCATATACTACACTGGAGTGCTAAAGGGCACAATACACAGTGAGGACATATTGGTGCAGCTCAAATCACTGGAAG TTCAGACACTAGATTGGACCCTGCCTTATAAGCTGTATAAAGATCAGCTGGCAGACCAGGCGGCGCTGATGCTCACCCTTGCTGGACAAGTCAGTGAGACCAAGCAGAATCTGGCGACCCGGTTCAACTTCCGCCTGCGCACACCCGAAATCACAATCAGC CCTGTAGGAGATGCTGTGGTGGGGAAAGAAATGGCAGCTGAAATCATATTTCAGAATCCTTTACAGTGCATTCTGAAAAGAGTCACTTTACGCATTGAGGGCTTGGGCTTGCAGACCACAAAAGTGATCTCCTTCAG TGACATTGACAGTCTGGCACCGGTCACCTTGACAGTGAAGTTCACTCCCACTTTATCTGGTCAGAGGAAACTTCTCGCCTCTCTGGACAGTCAGCAGCTCACACAGGTTTATGGCGTTGCTGACATCCTTGTCAAAGAGAATTGA